One segment of Triticum aestivum cultivar Chinese Spring chromosome 2A, IWGSC CS RefSeq v2.1, whole genome shotgun sequence DNA contains the following:
- the LOC123189711 gene encoding probable serine incorporator isoform X2: MIKIQAPELYRDSGAYEARKGQSLRARYVYGLIFFATNLLAWFIRDYGAKLLGGLHHIPVCGAGDSKCFRSGGVLRVSLGCFIFFWVMFATTFGTRKLQGVRNSWHSGCWTLKFLVYAVSIVTPFIIPNIFIQLYGEIARMGAGIFLILQLISMLHLISWCNKRWMPAPGSNQCGLFGLFLSTVSFIASFAGILVLYIMYVPNSSCVFNIFTIIWTAVLVKIMMAVSLHSKVNAGLLSSGIMGSYIVFLCWSALHSEPRTGKCYTEMKIGKDGNWATIISFIIAICSIVSATFSTGINNRSFQFRSDETRLEEDVPYSYEIFHIVFAVGAMYFAMLFISWELNHPITRKWSIDVGWASTWVKIMNEWLAFCIYVWRLISPALSRKQPANDEESPSTI, translated from the exons ATGATCAAGATACAAGCGCCGGAGCTGTACAGAGACAGCGGCGCGTACGAGGCGAGGAAGGGGCAGTCGCTGAGGGCGCGCTACGTCTACGGGCTCATCTTCTTCGCCACCAACCTGCTGGCCTGGTTCATCAGGGACTACGGGGCCAAGCTGCTCGGCGGACTGCACC ATATCCCGGTCTGTGGAGCAGGGGACTCCAAATGCTTCCGCTCTGGAGGGGTGCTCCGGGTTAGCTTGGGTTGCTTC ATATTTTTCTGGGTGATGTTTGCCACAACATTTGGAACACGCAAGCTCCAGGGAGTTCGTAATTCGTGGCATTCTGGATGCTGGACCCTCAAGTTTCTGGTGTATGCCGTGTCAATCGTCACCCCGTTTATCATCCCTAACATCTTCATCCAGCTCTATG GTGAAATTGCTCGAATGGGTGCCGG GATATTTCTCATTCTCCAGCTTATAAGCATGCTCCACCTCATATCATGGTGCAATAAACGTTGGATGCCAGCTCCTGGATCAAATCAATG CGGCCTGTTCGGATTGTTCTTGTCAACTGTCTCCTTCATTGCCTCATTTGCCGGAATCCTCGTGCTATATATTATGTATGTTCCAAACTCATCATGTGTGTTCAACATCTTCACTATTATATGGACGGCAGTCCTTGTGAAGATAATGATGGCGGTGTCACTGCACTCAAAG GTTAATGCGGGTCTTCTATCCTCTGGAATAATGGGCTCATATATTGTGTTCCTTTGTTGGTCTGCACTACACAG CGAACCACGAACTGGAAAGTGCTACACTGAGATGAAAATTGGCAAGGATGGTAATTGGGCTACTATAATT AGCTTCATTATTGCGATTTGCTCCATTGTGTCGGCCACATTTTCTACTGGAATCAATAACAGATCCTTTCAA TTTCGAAGTGATGAGACCCGGTTGGAAGAGGATGTCCCCTACAGCTACGAGATTTTCCACATTGTGTTTGCGGTGGGGGCTATGTATTTTGCAATGCTATTCATAAGCTGGGAGCTTAACCATCCAATAACAAGAAA ATGGAGCATAGATGTTGGATGGGCAAGCACATGGGTAAAGATCATGAATGAATGGCTGGCATTTTGCATATACG TTTGGAGACTGATCTCCCCAGCCCTGTCGAGGAAACAACCTGCCAATGATGAAGAGTCTCCCTCCACAATATAG
- the LOC123189711 gene encoding probable serine incorporator isoform X1: MACEFRRTRLELSEKTILLAESSSGIGSTRGDMIKIQAPELYRDSGAYEARKGQSLRARYVYGLIFFATNLLAWFIRDYGAKLLGGLHHIPVCGAGDSKCFRSGGVLRVSLGCFIFFWVMFATTFGTRKLQGVRNSWHSGCWTLKFLVYAVSIVTPFIIPNIFIQLYGEIARMGAGIFLILQLISMLHLISWCNKRWMPAPGSNQCGLFGLFLSTVSFIASFAGILVLYIMYVPNSSCVFNIFTIIWTAVLVKIMMAVSLHSKVNAGLLSSGIMGSYIVFLCWSALHSEPRTGKCYTEMKIGKDGNWATIISFIIAICSIVSATFSTGINNRSFQFRSDETRLEEDVPYSYEIFHIVFAVGAMYFAMLFISWELNHPITRKWSIDVGWASTWVKIMNEWLAFCIYVWRLISPALSRKQPANDEESPSTI, from the exons ATGGCTTGTGAATTCCGCAGAACTCGACTCGAGCTTAGTGAGAAGACCATTTTGCTTGCCGAGAGCAGCAGCGGCATTGGGTCTACGAGAGGGGATATGATCAAGATACAAGCGCCGGAGCTGTACAGAGACAGCGGCGCGTACGAGGCGAGGAAGGGGCAGTCGCTGAGGGCGCGCTACGTCTACGGGCTCATCTTCTTCGCCACCAACCTGCTGGCCTGGTTCATCAGGGACTACGGGGCCAAGCTGCTCGGCGGACTGCACC ATATCCCGGTCTGTGGAGCAGGGGACTCCAAATGCTTCCGCTCTGGAGGGGTGCTCCGGGTTAGCTTGGGTTGCTTC ATATTTTTCTGGGTGATGTTTGCCACAACATTTGGAACACGCAAGCTCCAGGGAGTTCGTAATTCGTGGCATTCTGGATGCTGGACCCTCAAGTTTCTGGTGTATGCCGTGTCAATCGTCACCCCGTTTATCATCCCTAACATCTTCATCCAGCTCTATG GTGAAATTGCTCGAATGGGTGCCGG GATATTTCTCATTCTCCAGCTTATAAGCATGCTCCACCTCATATCATGGTGCAATAAACGTTGGATGCCAGCTCCTGGATCAAATCAATG CGGCCTGTTCGGATTGTTCTTGTCAACTGTCTCCTTCATTGCCTCATTTGCCGGAATCCTCGTGCTATATATTATGTATGTTCCAAACTCATCATGTGTGTTCAACATCTTCACTATTATATGGACGGCAGTCCTTGTGAAGATAATGATGGCGGTGTCACTGCACTCAAAG GTTAATGCGGGTCTTCTATCCTCTGGAATAATGGGCTCATATATTGTGTTCCTTTGTTGGTCTGCACTACACAG CGAACCACGAACTGGAAAGTGCTACACTGAGATGAAAATTGGCAAGGATGGTAATTGGGCTACTATAATT AGCTTCATTATTGCGATTTGCTCCATTGTGTCGGCCACATTTTCTACTGGAATCAATAACAGATCCTTTCAA TTTCGAAGTGATGAGACCCGGTTGGAAGAGGATGTCCCCTACAGCTACGAGATTTTCCACATTGTGTTTGCGGTGGGGGCTATGTATTTTGCAATGCTATTCATAAGCTGGGAGCTTAACCATCCAATAACAAGAAA ATGGAGCATAGATGTTGGATGGGCAAGCACATGGGTAAAGATCATGAATGAATGGCTGGCATTTTGCATATACG TTTGGAGACTGATCTCCCCAGCCCTGTCGAGGAAACAACCTGCCAATGATGAAGAGTCTCCCTCCACAATATAG